From one Pseudactinotalea sp. HY158 genomic stretch:
- the tsf gene encoding translation elongation factor Ts, translating into MANYTVADISALRESTGAGMMDVKKALDEAAGDKEKALEIIRVKGLKGVAKREGRATSDGLVATSINPSEAGETGVMVEVNSETDFVAKNEVFIALADRVLEAAVTSGAGDLEALLAADSDGKPVGTVVDEQAATLGEKIVVRRVARVAGEKVTSYLHRTNKDLPPQVGVLVATDAAGEAVAKDVAMHIAAYSPAYLTREEVPADQVADERRIAEETARNEGKPEAALPKIIEGRMNGFYKEHVLLDQAFAKDPKKSVGQIVTEAGGTVTGFERFRVGS; encoded by the coding sequence ATGGCGAATTACACCGTCGCTGACATCTCCGCACTGCGCGAATCCACCGGCGCGGGCATGATGGACGTGAAGAAGGCGCTCGACGAGGCGGCCGGCGACAAGGAGAAGGCGCTGGAGATCATCCGCGTCAAGGGCCTCAAGGGCGTTGCCAAGCGCGAGGGGCGTGCGACCTCGGACGGCCTCGTGGCCACGTCGATCAACCCGAGCGAGGCCGGCGAGACCGGCGTCATGGTCGAGGTGAACTCCGAGACCGACTTCGTGGCGAAGAACGAGGTGTTCATCGCGCTCGCCGACCGGGTGCTCGAGGCCGCCGTGACCTCCGGTGCGGGTGACCTCGAGGCGCTCCTCGCCGCGGACTCGGACGGCAAGCCCGTGGGCACCGTCGTGGACGAGCAGGCCGCCACCCTCGGCGAGAAGATCGTCGTGCGTCGCGTCGCCCGCGTCGCCGGCGAGAAGGTCACCTCGTACCTGCACCGCACGAACAAGGACCTGCCCCCGCAGGTCGGCGTGCTCGTCGCGACCGACGCCGCCGGTGAGGCCGTGGCCAAGGACGTGGCGATGCACATCGCCGCGTACTCGCCCGCCTACCTCACGCGCGAGGAGGTTCCGGCCGATCAGGTCGCGGACGAGCGTCGCATCGCCGAGGAGACCGCCCGCAACGAGGGCAAGCCCGAGGCCGCCCTGCCGAAGATCATCGAGGGCCGCATGAACGGCTTCTACAAGGAGCACGTGCTCCTCGACCAGGCCTTCGCCAAGGACCCGAAGAAGTCCGTCGGCCAGATCGTCACCGAAGCGGGCGGCACCGTCACCGGCTTCGAGCGTTTCCGCGTCGGCTCCTGA
- a CDS encoding M23 family metallopeptidase: MSSRRLLVGFLAAVVLLVAMPAAASNPPEGAPPDLSGPPDQPALPDPPGASGYVAPVGPVDHDPVVLRAFDPPAQPWLAGHRGVDLAAEVGSPVRAAADGTVAFAGTVAGTPVVSIDHPDGIRTTYQPVTGPLARGDPVRAGEPIGELTAGEHCGATSCLHWGARTGRDAYVDPLGLLRPPVIRLYPLE; this comes from the coding sequence ATGAGCAGTCGCCGCCTCCTCGTCGGGTTCCTGGCCGCGGTCGTGCTCCTCGTCGCCATGCCCGCGGCGGCCTCGAACCCGCCCGAGGGCGCCCCGCCCGACCTGTCCGGCCCGCCCGACCAGCCGGCCCTGCCCGACCCGCCCGGCGCATCCGGCTACGTCGCGCCGGTCGGCCCGGTCGATCATGACCCGGTGGTCCTGCGCGCCTTCGACCCGCCCGCGCAGCCCTGGCTCGCGGGACACCGCGGTGTGGACCTCGCCGCCGAGGTCGGATCGCCGGTCCGCGCGGCGGCCGACGGCACCGTCGCCTTCGCGGGCACGGTCGCCGGCACGCCCGTCGTGAGCATCGACCACCCCGACGGGATCCGCACCACCTATCAGCCCGTGACCGGCCCGCTCGCCCGGGGCGATCCCGTGCGGGCGGGGGAGCCGATCGGCGAGCTCACCGCCGGCGAGCACTGCGGCGCCACCTCGTGCCTGCACTGGGGAGCGCGGACCGGCAGGGACGCCTATGTCGACCCGCTCGGGCTGCTGCGTCCGCCGGTCATCCGGCTCTACCCGCTCGAGTGA
- the pyrH gene encoding UMP kinase, which yields MTSQLSPTPSAPRRVLLKLSGEVFGGGSIGLAPEVVQGVAREIAEAMAAGIQVAIVVGGGNFFRGAQLSQHGMDRARADYMGMLGTVMNSLALQDFLEKAGVSTRVQTAITMGQVAESYIPLRAIRHLEKGRAVVFGAGAGLPYFSTDTVAIQRALEVRCDEVLVGKNGVDGVYTADPRVDPDARRLDTITFDEAMQRDLRVVDSTAFALCRDNGLRMRVFGMSEPGNVTKALLGEPIGTLVSAA from the coding sequence ATGACCAGCCAGCTCAGCCCGACCCCCTCGGCCCCCCGCCGAGTCCTGCTCAAACTGTCCGGTGAGGTCTTCGGAGGCGGCAGCATCGGGCTCGCCCCCGAGGTGGTCCAGGGCGTGGCCCGCGAGATCGCCGAGGCGATGGCCGCCGGGATCCAGGTCGCGATCGTGGTCGGCGGCGGCAACTTCTTCCGCGGCGCGCAGCTGAGCCAGCACGGCATGGACCGGGCCCGCGCCGACTACATGGGCATGCTCGGCACGGTCATGAACTCCCTCGCGCTGCAGGACTTCCTCGAGAAGGCCGGGGTCTCCACCCGCGTGCAGACCGCGATCACGATGGGCCAGGTCGCCGAGTCCTATATCCCGCTGCGCGCCATCCGCCACCTCGAGAAGGGGCGCGCGGTCGTCTTCGGGGCCGGAGCCGGGCTGCCGTACTTCTCGACCGACACCGTCGCGATCCAGCGCGCGCTCGAGGTCCGGTGCGACGAGGTGCTCGTGGGAAAGAACGGCGTGGACGGCGTCTACACCGCCGACCCACGGGTCGATCCCGACGCCCGCCGACTCGACACCATCACGTTCGACGAGGCGATGCAGCGCGACCTGCGCGTGGTGGATTCGACCGCCTTCGCACTCTGCCGCGACAATGGACTGCGGATGCGGGTGTTCGGAATGAGCGAGCCCGGCAACGTGACCAAGGCGCTGCTCGGGGAACCGATCGGCACCCTGGTCTCCGCCGCCTGA
- a CDS encoding phosphatidate cytidylyltransferase, with the protein MAASGHPTRRDRRAAERAAERAHDPADPTDPADPTEPTDPADPSDPDPSDPAHPTDPADPTRPADPTRPADPSEPTARAPRKAGRNLPAALAVAAVLIAVVGVGLFVPFGSPPKPWGFVALVLAGCLGGLWEFSRAVRTRGIELPLAPLWVGAVGILVSAYTAGTEALLVAFVLTAGGVLIWRVLDGGGPLALRDATVAILAAAYIPFLAGFLLLMLGQSQGPERVLVFLALVIANDTGGYIAGVLYGRHPLAPTVSPKKSWEGFAGSVVLAGLVGVAGALFLLDLPWYVGLVLAAVAVAAATLGDLSESLIKRDLGVKDMGSLLPGHGGILDRVDSILIAAPVVFTAMLLTLGG; encoded by the coding sequence ATGGCAGCATCGGGGCACCCCACCCGCCGCGACCGCAGGGCCGCCGAGCGGGCGGCCGAACGTGCCCACGATCCGGCCGACCCGACCGATCCGGCGGATCCGACCGAGCCGACCGATCCGGCCGATCCCTCTGACCCCGACCCCTCTGACCCGGCACACCCCACGGATCCGGCTGACCCCACTCGACCCGCCGACCCGACCCGGCCCGCCGACCCGTCCGAGCCCACTGCCCGGGCCCCGCGCAAGGCCGGCCGGAACCTGCCCGCGGCGCTGGCGGTGGCCGCGGTGCTCATCGCGGTGGTCGGGGTGGGACTGTTCGTGCCGTTCGGGTCCCCGCCGAAGCCGTGGGGCTTCGTGGCCCTCGTGCTGGCGGGCTGCCTCGGCGGGCTGTGGGAGTTCTCGCGGGCGGTGCGCACCCGGGGCATCGAGCTCCCGCTGGCGCCGCTGTGGGTCGGGGCCGTGGGAATCCTCGTCTCGGCCTACACCGCCGGCACCGAGGCGCTGCTCGTCGCCTTCGTGCTCACCGCCGGGGGAGTGCTCATCTGGCGGGTCCTCGACGGCGGCGGCCCCCTCGCGCTGCGGGACGCGACCGTGGCGATCCTCGCGGCGGCCTACATCCCCTTCCTCGCCGGCTTCCTCCTACTCATGCTCGGCCAGTCCCAGGGGCCCGAGCGCGTGCTCGTGTTCCTCGCGCTCGTCATCGCCAACGACACGGGCGGCTACATCGCGGGCGTGCTCTACGGCCGCCATCCCCTCGCCCCGACCGTCAGCCCGAAGAAGTCCTGGGAGGGCTTCGCCGGATCCGTCGTGCTCGCCGGCCTCGTCGGCGTGGCCGGCGCGCTCTTCCTCCTCGACCTCCCCTGGTACGTGGGCCTCGTGCTCGCCGCCGTCGCGGTCGCGGCGGCCACCCTCGGCGACCTGTCCGAGTCGCTCATCAAGCGTGACCTCGGGGTCAAGGACATGGGATCCCTCCTGCCCGGCCACGGCGGGATCCTCGACCGGGTCGACTCGATCCTCATCGCCGCCCCGGTCGTGTTCACCGCGATGCTCCTCACCCTCGGCGGCTGA
- the dxr gene encoding 1-deoxy-D-xylulose-5-phosphate reductoisomerase, with protein MTRSVTLLGSTGSIGTQTLEVIAANPDRFTLTALAAGGANLELAARQAVRFEVEALALARGDRAEAADALDRARRDLGRSARPEVLVGAEAATRIAGAGMDVVLNGITGSVGLGPTLAALGAGSTVALANKESLVTGGALVRAARSRPDQIVPVDSAHSAIAQVLRSGRTEEVARLVLTASGGPFRGRAREELGGVTPEQVLAHPTRRTGPAVATNTATLVDQGLGLVEAHLLFDLPLDRIATVVHPQSIVHSMVEFVDGSTAALASPPDMRLPIGLGLGWPDRVAGLVPPCRWEEETTWTFEPVDSDTFPAIGLCRAAASASASHPAVLNAANEECVAAFLAGRLPFPGITRVIAHVLDDHDGVDAAALDLVGLEEIEEWGRGRARDLIAAGSHR; from the coding sequence ATGACCCGGTCGGTCACACTCCTCGGGAGCACGGGATCCATCGGGACCCAGACCCTCGAGGTCATTGCGGCCAACCCGGATCGGTTCACGCTCACGGCCCTGGCCGCCGGCGGGGCGAACCTCGAGCTCGCGGCCCGGCAGGCGGTCCGGTTCGAGGTCGAGGCGCTCGCCCTCGCCCGGGGCGACCGCGCCGAGGCGGCGGACGCGCTCGACCGGGCCCGCCGCGACCTCGGGCGCTCGGCCCGCCCGGAGGTGCTCGTGGGGGCCGAGGCGGCGACGAGGATCGCGGGTGCGGGCATGGACGTCGTGCTCAACGGGATCACGGGCTCGGTCGGGCTCGGGCCCACGCTCGCCGCGCTGGGTGCCGGATCGACCGTCGCCCTGGCCAACAAGGAGTCCCTCGTCACCGGGGGCGCGCTCGTTCGGGCCGCCCGGAGCCGGCCCGACCAGATCGTGCCGGTCGACTCGGCGCACTCCGCCATCGCCCAGGTGCTGCGTTCGGGCCGTACCGAGGAGGTCGCCCGGCTCGTGCTCACGGCCTCGGGCGGGCCGTTCCGCGGCCGCGCGCGGGAGGAGTTGGGCGGGGTGACGCCCGAGCAGGTCCTCGCCCACCCGACCCGGCGAACGGGACCGGCGGTCGCCACGAACACGGCCACGCTCGTCGACCAGGGGCTGGGACTCGTCGAGGCGCACCTGCTCTTCGACCTGCCGCTCGACCGGATCGCCACGGTCGTGCATCCGCAGTCGATCGTGCACTCGATGGTCGAGTTCGTCGACGGCTCGACCGCCGCGCTGGCCTCCCCGCCCGACATGCGGCTGCCGATCGGGCTCGGCCTCGGCTGGCCGGACCGCGTCGCGGGCCTCGTCCCGCCCTGCCGGTGGGAGGAGGAGACGACGTGGACGTTCGAACCCGTCGACTCCGACACCTTCCCGGCGATCGGGCTGTGCCGCGCCGCCGCGTCGGCCTCGGCCTCGCATCCGGCCGTGCTCAACGCCGCCAACGAGGAGTGCGTCGCCGCGTTCCTGGCCGGGCGGCTCCCCTTCCCGGGGATCACCCGGGTCATCGCCCACGTGCTCGACGATCACGACGGCGTCGACGCCGCCGCACTCGACCTGGTCGGGCTCGAGGAGATCGAGGAGTGGGGGCGGGGCCGCGCGCGGGACCTCATCGCCGCCGGCTCGCACAGATGA
- the rlmN gene encoding 23S rRNA (adenine(2503)-C(2))-methyltransferase RlmN: MTSQRQVLPAHEKATLPKPTLSFSVPRRGKPPRHLADLTLDERVTALRDLGFPGYRARQISTHYFEHLTRDAADMTDIPAAMREAAIDELVPDLLGEVRRLEADGGATVKTLWSLFDGVKVESVLMGYRDRATLCVSSQAGCGMACPFCATGQMGLTRNLSPAEIVEQVRQAARMCRDGELARGPSRLSNIVFMGMGEPMANYKSIMAAVRRMVAPSPEGFGMSARNITVSTVGLVPAMRKLADEGIPVTLALSLHAPDDELRDELIPINSRWKVGEALDAARHYFEVTGRRVSIEYALIKDMNDHAWRADLLGKELNDRGHGWAHVNPIPLNPTPGSIWTASEKHVEEEFVARLRHAGIATTVRDTRGSDIDGACGQLAAEVRESAAPAGADRPGTASDEEQ; this comes from the coding sequence ATGACCTCCCAGCGCCAAGTCCTGCCCGCCCACGAGAAGGCGACGCTCCCGAAGCCGACCCTGAGCTTCTCCGTGCCCCGCCGCGGCAAGCCGCCGCGGCACCTGGCGGACCTCACCCTCGACGAACGCGTCACCGCCCTGCGCGACCTCGGTTTCCCCGGCTACCGGGCCCGACAGATCTCCACCCACTACTTCGAGCATCTCACCCGGGATGCGGCCGACATGACCGACATCCCGGCCGCGATGCGCGAGGCGGCCATCGACGAACTGGTGCCCGACCTCCTGGGCGAGGTGCGTCGTCTCGAAGCGGACGGCGGGGCCACGGTCAAGACCCTGTGGAGCCTGTTCGACGGGGTCAAGGTCGAATCCGTGCTCATGGGGTATCGCGATCGCGCCACGCTGTGCGTCTCGAGCCAGGCCGGCTGCGGGATGGCCTGCCCGTTCTGCGCGACCGGTCAGATGGGCCTGACCCGCAACCTCTCGCCCGCGGAGATCGTCGAACAGGTGCGCCAGGCCGCCCGGATGTGCCGCGACGGGGAGCTCGCGCGCGGGCCGAGCCGGCTGAGCAACATCGTGTTCATGGGCATGGGCGAGCCGATGGCCAACTACAAGTCGATCATGGCGGCCGTGCGCCGGATGGTCGCGCCGAGCCCCGAGGGCTTCGGCATGTCCGCCCGCAACATCACGGTCTCGACCGTGGGCCTCGTGCCGGCGATGCGCAAGCTCGCGGACGAGGGGATCCCCGTGACCCTCGCGCTCTCGCTGCACGCCCCCGACGACGAGCTGCGCGACGAGCTCATCCCGATCAACTCGCGCTGGAAGGTCGGCGAGGCGCTCGACGCGGCGCGCCACTACTTCGAGGTGACCGGCCGGCGCGTGAGCATCGAGTACGCGCTCATCAAGGACATGAACGACCACGCCTGGCGCGCCGACCTGCTCGGCAAGGAGTTGAACGACCGCGGCCACGGCTGGGCCCACGTCAACCCGATCCCGCTCAATCCGACCCCGGGTTCGATCTGGACGGCGAGTGAGAAGCACGTGGAGGAGGAGTTCGTGGCACGGTTGCGGCATGCGGGCATCGCGACCACGGTGCGGGACACCCGCGGCAGCGATATCGACGGCGCCTGCGGACAACTGGCCGCGGAGGTGCGGGAGTCGGCCGCGCCGGCAGGTGCCGACCGGCCCGGCACGGCGAGCGACGAGGAGCAGTAG
- a CDS encoding DivIVA domain-containing protein, producing MAQMFPRVSGTSTGYERAQVDEFFAEARAAYEGGTGMSADDVRRAAFDLVRGGYRPGAVDAALDRLENAFIQRERTAFMETHGQDAWMADVAQRATVLYPRLNRPAGERFAQPRRGRGYDRAGVDAVLDRLVDYFDSGRALSATDLRTVTFASARRPHAYDEGPVDAFLDRAVDILLAVE from the coding sequence ATGGCGCAGATGTTCCCCCGGGTGTCCGGGACCTCGACGGGCTACGAGCGCGCCCAGGTCGACGAGTTCTTCGCCGAGGCGCGCGCCGCCTACGAGGGCGGCACCGGCATGAGTGCGGACGACGTCCGGCGGGCTGCGTTCGACCTGGTCCGGGGCGGTTATCGCCCGGGCGCGGTGGACGCCGCCCTCGACCGGCTCGAGAACGCGTTCATCCAGCGCGAGCGCACCGCCTTCATGGAGACGCACGGCCAGGACGCGTGGATGGCGGACGTCGCCCAGCGCGCCACCGTGCTCTACCCGCGGCTCAACCGGCCCGCGGGGGAGCGGTTCGCGCAGCCGCGGCGCGGGCGGGGCTACGACCGGGCCGGGGTCGACGCCGTGCTCGACCGGCTCGTCGACTACTTCGACTCGGGCCGGGCCCTGTCCGCGACGGACCTGCGCACGGTCACATTCGCCTCGGCGCGCCGGCCCCACGCCTACGACGAGGGCCCGGTGGACGCGTTCCTCGACCGCGCCGTCGACATCCTCCTCGCCGTCGAATGA
- the frr gene encoding ribosome recycling factor, which produces MITEALFEAEEKMDKAVDVAREDLSGIRSGRANAGMFNKILVDYYGAPTPLQQLASLTIPEARTVLISPFDKSAMDGVRKALRESDLGVNPSDDGQVIRVVLPALTEERRREYVRMAKTKGEDARVSVRNIRRRAKEELDRIGKDGDAGEDEVNRAQSELDALTKKHVDLIDSMLAGKEKELLEV; this is translated from the coding sequence GTGATCACCGAAGCCCTCTTCGAAGCCGAAGAGAAGATGGACAAGGCCGTCGACGTCGCTCGTGAGGATCTCTCCGGGATCCGCAGCGGCCGCGCGAACGCCGGGATGTTCAACAAGATCCTGGTCGACTACTACGGTGCCCCGACGCCGCTGCAGCAGCTCGCCTCGCTCACCATCCCGGAGGCCCGCACGGTGCTCATCAGCCCGTTCGACAAGTCGGCCATGGACGGCGTGCGCAAGGCCCTGCGCGAATCGGACCTGGGGGTCAACCCCTCGGACGACGGCCAGGTCATCCGGGTCGTGCTGCCCGCCCTGACCGAGGAGCGCCGCCGCGAGTACGTGCGCATGGCCAAGACCAAGGGGGAGGACGCCCGGGTCTCCGTGCGTAATATCCGCCGCCGCGCCAAGGAGGAGCTCGACCGCATCGGCAAGGACGGCGACGCCGGTGAGGACGAGGTGAACCGCGCCCAGTCCGAGCTCGACGCCCTGACCAAGAAGCACGTCGACCTCATCGACTCGATGCTCGCCGGCAAGGAGAAGGAACTCCTCGAGGTCTGA
- a CDS encoding tyrosine-type recombinase/integrase, with amino-acid sequence MVAHGSGIAARDRLRPASPRTLLRARPGDEPLLAAFAATLLLRRGLSEHTARNYRADVISLLLSLPAAGGDGGRAAMDSSARAAEPQRPQQPQQAREPQRPRESQQPRRSEQTESEQSEQTEQTEQSEQTVHTEQTEQPGGPKEPVEHTDLAALDLAALRSWLAGQTQAGLARATLARRAAAARTFSSWAHEEGLLAHDPALRLQAPRPDQVLPTVLSEGEAESVLTRAEVEARDGGAPQIRDWAVLEVLYASGARVSEVVGLDTDDVDLDQRLLRVLGKGGKERMVPIGVPAARALAAWLARRGDLVTAASGPALFLGARGGRYGARMVRDVVHRIATRAGVRDIAPHGLRHSAATHLLTGGADLRAVQEVLGHSSLQTTQRYTHVSPERLRAVFTQAHPRA; translated from the coding sequence ATGGTCGCTCACGGTTCCGGCATTGCCGCGCGCGATCGGCTGCGTCCGGCCTCGCCGCGGACGCTGCTTCGCGCCCGGCCCGGGGATGAGCCGCTGCTCGCGGCCTTCGCGGCGACCCTGCTGCTGCGGCGCGGCCTGAGTGAGCACACCGCACGAAATTATCGGGCCGACGTCATCTCGCTGCTGCTCTCCCTGCCCGCCGCCGGCGGGGACGGCGGGCGTGCCGCCATGGACAGCTCCGCGCGCGCCGCCGAGCCCCAGCGGCCCCAGCAGCCCCAGCAGGCCAGGGAGCCCCAGCGGCCCAGGGAGTCCCAGCAGCCCCGGCGGTCCGAGCAGACCGAGTCCGAGCAGTCCGAGCAGACCGAGCAGACCGAGCAGTCCGAGCAGACCGTGCACACCGAGCAGACCGAGCAGCCAGGGGGGCCCAAGGAGCCGGTGGAGCACACGGATCTCGCGGCACTCGACCTCGCGGCGCTGCGCTCCTGGCTGGCCGGGCAGACCCAGGCCGGCCTGGCCCGGGCGACGCTCGCACGCCGGGCCGCGGCCGCACGCACGTTCAGCTCCTGGGCGCACGAGGAGGGTCTGCTCGCGCACGATCCGGCGCTGCGGCTGCAGGCTCCCCGGCCCGATCAGGTGCTGCCGACCGTGCTGAGCGAGGGCGAGGCCGAGTCGGTGCTCACCCGCGCCGAGGTCGAGGCCCGCGACGGCGGAGCGCCTCAGATCCGCGACTGGGCGGTGCTCGAGGTGCTGTACGCCAGCGGTGCCCGGGTGAGTGAGGTCGTCGGCCTCGACACCGACGACGTCGATCTCGACCAGCGCCTGCTGCGGGTGCTCGGAAAGGGCGGCAAGGAGCGGATGGTCCCGATCGGAGTGCCCGCGGCGCGCGCCCTGGCGGCCTGGCTCGCCCGGCGCGGGGACCTGGTCACCGCGGCCTCGGGCCCGGCCCTCTTCCTGGGCGCCCGAGGCGGACGGTACGGCGCGCGGATGGTGCGCGACGTCGTCCATAGGATCGCGACGCGGGCGGGCGTGCGCGACATCGCCCCGCACGGCCTGCGGCACTCGGCCGCGACGCACCTGCTCACCGGCGGCGCGGATCTGCGGGCGGTGCAGGAGGTGCTCGGGCACTCCTCGCTGCAGACGACCCAGCGGTACACGCACGTGAGCCCCGAACGGCTGCGGGCGGTGTTCACCCAGGCACACCCGCGGGCGTGA
- a CDS encoding DNA-processing protein DprA, whose translation MTPLSYDATDPLLARIAWSRIIEPGDRVAGCLLAGIGPVAALDWLATGGADGPPGMPPHAAWARSARNWRPRLRDLDPRREHDAIDRLAGAVLTPEGAGWPAGLTDLGPGAPPCLWVRGVIEAISRPAVSLVGARACTHYGQHVTGRLAGAAADAGLVVTSGGAFGIDAAAHRATLEVGGTTVAYQAGGVDRFYPGAHTPLLESVIERGAVVSEAPPGSAPMRQRFLQRNRLIAAATAAVVVVEAAWRSGALSTAHHAAGLLRPVGAVPGPVTSPASAGCHRLLRDQVATCITDEEELLELAGPIGSVDPRPAEVPAGLLDDLDPETAQVLDALPVRAATGVDALVRVAGLAPAAVIRALGVLELAGKVARHGDGWRRAR comes from the coding sequence ATGACCCCGCTCTCATATGACGCGACCGATCCGCTGCTGGCGCGGATCGCCTGGTCGCGAATCATCGAACCCGGCGATCGGGTCGCCGGCTGCCTCCTCGCGGGCATCGGCCCGGTCGCGGCCCTCGACTGGCTGGCCACCGGCGGGGCGGACGGTCCCCCGGGGATGCCCCCACATGCGGCCTGGGCCCGCAGCGCCCGCAACTGGCGGCCCCGACTGCGCGACCTCGACCCGCGCCGCGAACACGACGCGATCGACCGCCTCGCCGGTGCCGTGCTCACCCCGGAGGGGGCCGGGTGGCCCGCCGGGCTGACCGACCTGGGCCCCGGGGCGCCGCCGTGCCTGTGGGTGCGCGGCGTGATCGAGGCGATCTCCCGGCCGGCCGTGTCCCTCGTCGGCGCGCGCGCCTGCACCCACTACGGGCAGCACGTGACCGGCCGGCTCGCCGGTGCGGCCGCCGACGCCGGGCTCGTGGTCACCTCCGGTGGCGCGTTCGGCATCGACGCGGCCGCCCACCGGGCCACCCTCGAGGTCGGCGGCACGACCGTCGCCTATCAGGCCGGGGGAGTCGACCGGTTCTACCCGGGCGCGCACACCCCGCTGCTCGAGTCCGTGATCGAGCGCGGCGCGGTCGTCTCCGAGGCGCCACCCGGCTCGGCGCCGATGCGCCAGCGATTCCTCCAGCGCAACCGCCTCATCGCCGCGGCCACGGCCGCCGTCGTGGTGGTCGAGGCGGCTTGGCGCAGCGGCGCGCTGAGCACGGCCCATCATGCCGCCGGCCTGCTCCGGCCCGTCGGGGCCGTGCCCGGGCCGGTCACCTCGCCGGCCAGCGCGGGCTGCCACCGGCTCCTGCGCGACCAGGTCGCCACCTGCATCACGGACGAGGAGGAGCTGCTCGAGCTCGCCGGACCGATCGGCTCGGTCGACCCGCGCCCGGCGGAGGTGCCCGCGGGGCTCCTCGACGACCTCGATCCGGAGACGGCGCAGGTCCTCGACGCCCTGCCCGTGCGCGCGGCGACCGGCGTCGACGCGCTCGTGCGGGTCGCCGGGCTCGCCCCCGCGGCCGTCATCCGCGCGCTCGGGGTGCTCGAACTGGCCGGGAAGGTCGCCCGGCACGGCGACGGCTGGCGGCGGGCCCGATGA